From the Limosilactobacillus panis genome, one window contains:
- the ruvX gene encoding Holliday junction resolvase RuvX, producing MRLMGLDVGSKTVGIAVSDPLGWTAQAVEIIPINEDEEVFGIDRVAELVSREQVAGFVLGLPKNMNNTEGPRVDASKHYGDLLKKRFPDIPVDYQDERLTTVEAHRMLVEEADISRAKQKKVIDEVAATFILQSYLDRHGRLVQKLK from the coding sequence ATGAGGTTAATGGGGTTAGACGTTGGTTCAAAGACTGTTGGAATTGCCGTTAGTGATCCTTTGGGCTGGACAGCACAAGCGGTGGAAATCATCCCCATTAATGAGGATGAAGAGGTCTTTGGTATTGACCGGGTTGCTGAGTTAGTCAGCAGGGAACAGGTCGCTGGTTTTGTTCTCGGTCTGCCAAAGAATATGAATAATACGGAAGGCCCCCGGGTAGATGCTTCTAAGCATTACGGTGACCTATTAAAGAAACGTTTCCCAGATATCCCTGTTGACTACCAGGATGAACGCTTAACGACGGTTGAAGCCCACCGGATGCTAGTTGAGGAAGCTGATATCTCACGGGCAAAGCAAAAAAAAGTTATTGACGAGGTTGCCGCAACCTTTATCCTGCAGAGTTACCTTGATCGTCACGGCCGACTAGTACAAAAACTAAAATAA
- a CDS encoding IreB family regulatory phosphoprotein, translating to MTTNNDKTMFFDFGQERQEDIKQTLKTVYESLEEKGYNPINQIVGYLLSGDPAYIPRLNDARNLIRQHERDEIIEELVRSYLKNNGETK from the coding sequence ATGACTACCAATAATGATAAGACGATGTTCTTTGACTTCGGCCAAGAACGTCAAGAAGATATTAAGCAGACGCTAAAGACGGTTTACGAGTCTTTAGAGGAGAAGGGTTACAACCCGATTAACCAAATCGTTGGTTACCTGCTATCTGGAGACCCAGCATACATTCCGCGGTTAAATGATGCGCGGAACCTAATTCGTCAACATGAACGTGATGAAATTATTGAGGAATTAGTTCGGTCGTACCTGAAGAATAACGGTGAGACTAAATGA
- the alaS gene encoding alanine--tRNA ligase — MKKLKKLNSAQVRRMYLEFFKEHGHKIMPSQSLVPVNDPTLLWINSGVATMKKYFDGKVVPENPRMTSSQKSIRTNDIENVGKTARHHTMFEMLGNFSVGDYFKNEVIPWAWELLTSDKWFGFDPERLYITYYPKDHDAYNKWREVGAAKDHLIPDEDNFWDIGQGPSGPDTEIFYDRGQEFNNLADDDPENYPGGENERYLEIWNIVFSQFNHTPENTYEPLPHKNIDTGMGLERVVSIFENAPTNFETDLFMPLIKQTEDFSAGKKYGANKADDIQFKIIADHIRTITFAIGDGALPSNMGRGYVIRRLLRRAVVAGKKLGIDKPFLAKMVPTVGKIMQDYYPEVLKNADYISSVIKSEEDRFSATLNGGLNLLNNVIEQAKKDGTNEIDGRTAFKLYDTYGFPIELTKEYAADEGLTVDQKGFEAAMTEQQNRARNARDMDNGMGVQTDLWTEFKDPSEYVGYTDLTVNDAKVIGLAHDGKQADSAQPGDNDIEVIFDKTPFYAEMGGQVADTGDIIDNYGNTVGRVVDVQHAPNQQNLHRIELKSPLKKGARYKLVVDRLRHLKIEKNHTATHLLDQALRNVLGGHTQQAGSLVEEHYLRFDFNHFGQVTAKDLAAVEKMVNEQIFKEIPVKTIETDIDSAKEMGAIALFSDKYGDKVRVVKIGDYNTEFCGGDHVKNTNELGLFKIVSEGGVGAGIRRIEAVTSSDAYDFLQKRNTMLEKVASDLKVAQIKEVPHQVASLQNELKQANKQVEALQAKIAAQQANSVFDNVEETKGGTLIAAEVKVAGMGQLRQLADSWRAKKLSDVLVLGTANDGKANLLVAVSDDRVKAGLKAGDLIKAIAKAINGGGGGRPNLAQAGGKKPEGIQDALKLAKEYLNK, encoded by the coding sequence GTGAAAAAGCTAAAGAAGCTTAACAGTGCGCAAGTACGGCGCATGTATCTGGAATTCTTTAAGGAACATGGTCACAAGATTATGCCAAGTCAATCCTTGGTGCCAGTTAATGACCCAACCTTGCTATGGATCAACTCTGGGGTCGCCACGATGAAGAAGTACTTCGATGGGAAGGTCGTTCCGGAAAATCCGCGGATGACGTCTTCACAAAAGAGTATTCGGACTAACGATATTGAAAACGTGGGTAAGACGGCGCGGCACCACACCATGTTTGAAATGCTGGGGAACTTCTCAGTAGGTGATTACTTCAAGAATGAAGTTATTCCCTGGGCCTGGGAACTGCTGACCAGTGACAAGTGGTTTGGCTTTGACCCTGAACGTCTTTATATTACTTACTACCCAAAGGATCACGATGCTTATAACAAGTGGCGTGAAGTTGGTGCTGCAAAGGACCACCTGATTCCGGACGAAGATAACTTCTGGGATATTGGTCAGGGTCCTTCTGGTCCAGATACGGAAATCTTTTATGACCGGGGGCAGGAATTCAATAACTTAGCAGATGATGATCCCGAAAACTATCCTGGTGGTGAAAACGAACGCTACCTGGAAATCTGGAACATTGTCTTCAGTCAGTTCAACCACACGCCAGAAAACACTTACGAACCACTGCCGCACAAAAACATTGATACTGGGATGGGGCTAGAACGGGTCGTTTCAATCTTTGAAAACGCCCCAACCAACTTTGAGACCGACTTGTTTATGCCGCTGATCAAGCAGACGGAAGACTTCTCCGCTGGTAAGAAGTACGGGGCCAATAAGGCTGACGATATCCAATTCAAGATCATTGCGGACCACATTCGGACGATTACCTTTGCAATCGGTGATGGGGCCCTGCCATCCAATATGGGACGGGGTTACGTCATCCGGCGGTTGTTACGGCGGGCAGTTGTTGCCGGCAAGAAGCTGGGTATCGATAAGCCATTCTTGGCTAAGATGGTCCCAACCGTTGGTAAGATTATGCAGGACTATTACCCAGAAGTATTGAAGAACGCTGACTACATTTCCTCTGTCATCAAGTCTGAGGAAGACCGCTTCAGTGCGACCTTGAATGGTGGACTCAACCTGTTGAATAACGTTATCGAGCAGGCCAAAAAGGATGGGACGAACGAAATCGATGGGCGGACCGCCTTCAAACTTTACGATACTTATGGCTTCCCAATTGAGTTGACGAAGGAATACGCTGCCGATGAAGGCCTCACCGTTGACCAGAAGGGCTTCGAAGCCGCAATGACTGAACAGCAAAACCGGGCGCGAAATGCTCGTGACATGGATAACGGGATGGGTGTTCAGACCGACCTGTGGACAGAATTTAAGGACCCTAGCGAATACGTTGGTTACACTGACTTGACGGTCAATGATGCCAAGGTGATTGGCCTAGCCCATGACGGCAAGCAGGCCGACAGCGCCCAACCAGGTGACAATGATATCGAAGTTATCTTTGACAAGACCCCATTCTACGCCGAGATGGGTGGTCAGGTTGCCGATACTGGTGACATTATTGATAACTACGGAAACACGGTTGGTCGGGTTGTCGATGTTCAGCACGCACCAAACCAGCAAAACCTGCATCGAATTGAGCTGAAGTCCCCACTAAAGAAGGGTGCCCGCTACAAGCTGGTTGTGGACCGTCTTCGTCACTTGAAGATTGAAAAGAACCATACGGCAACCCACCTGTTGGACCAAGCATTGCGGAATGTCCTCGGTGGGCATACTCAGCAGGCCGGCTCCTTAGTTGAAGAGCACTACCTCCGCTTTGACTTCAACCACTTTGGCCAGGTTACAGCCAAGGACTTGGCCGCGGTGGAAAAGATGGTTAACGAGCAGATCTTTAAGGAGATTCCAGTTAAGACCATTGAAACTGATATTGACTCTGCCAAGGAAATGGGCGCTATTGCTCTCTTCTCCGACAAGTACGGTGATAAGGTCCGGGTTGTTAAGATTGGTGATTACAACACCGAGTTCTGTGGTGGTGACCACGTCAAGAACACCAACGAACTGGGCCTCTTTAAGATTGTTTCTGAAGGGGGCGTTGGTGCCGGTATTCGGCGGATTGAAGCAGTTACTTCAAGTGACGCCTACGATTTCTTACAAAAGCGGAACACAATGCTGGAAAAAGTCGCTAGTGATTTGAAGGTGGCCCAAATTAAGGAAGTCCCTCACCAGGTTGCTAGTTTGCAGAACGAGTTAAAGCAGGCTAATAAGCAGGTTGAAGCTCTGCAAGCCAAGATTGCTGCCCAGCAAGCCAACAGCGTCTTTGATAACGTTGAGGAAACAAAGGGTGGTACACTGATTGCTGCCGAAGTCAAGGTTGCTGGAATGGGCCAGTTACGGCAACTGGCTGATTCTTGGCGGGCAAAGAAGCTTTCCGACGTCCTTGTCTTAGGGACCGCAAACGACGGTAAGGCTAACCTACTGGTTGCGGTCAGTGATGATAGGGTTAAGGCTGGCTTAAAGGCCGGTGACCTGATCAAAGCTATTGCCAAGGCAATTAACGGTGGCGGCGGTGGTCGACCAAACCTCGCCCAAGCTGGTGGTAAGAAGCCAGAAGGAATTCAAGACGCCCTTAAGCTGGCTAAGGAATATTTGAACAAGTAA
- a CDS encoding DUF1292 domain-containing protein — MIRVSKKQNNDDNLITLIDEDGNEQLFKELFTFDSDDYGKSYIFIYPAEQENDDSVDIQAYIVADNKDGDGQDLVPIEDDKEWDMVEQVLNTFLDDDGNFNA; from the coding sequence ATGATTAGAGTGAGTAAAAAGCAAAATAACGACGATAACCTGATTACCTTGATCGATGAGGATGGTAACGAACAACTCTTTAAGGAACTGTTCACCTTCGATTCGGATGATTATGGCAAGTCCTATATCTTTATTTACCCAGCAGAACAGGAAAATGATGACTCAGTGGATATCCAGGCCTACATTGTTGCTGATAACAAAGATGGCGACGGCCAAGACCTTGTTCCAATTGAAGACGACAAAGAATGGGATATGGTTGAGCAGGTCTTGAATACCTTCCTTGACGATGACGGTAACTTCAACGCATAA